The Nerophis ophidion isolate RoL-2023_Sa linkage group LG09, RoL_Noph_v1.0, whole genome shotgun sequence genome contains a region encoding:
- the LOC133558983 gene encoding phosphoglycerate mutase 1 → MAAYKLVLIRHGESNWNQENRFCGWFDADLSVTGEKEARRGGQALKDANYEFDICYTSVLKRAIRTLWLVLDGIDQMWVPVHRTWRLNERHYGGLTGLNKAETAAKHGEAQVKIWRRSFDIPPPSMGPEHDYYAAISKDRRYADLTEDQLPSCESLKDTIARALPFWNEEIAPQIKQGKRVLIAAHGNSLRGIVKHLEGMSDEAIMELNLPTGIPILYELDKNLKPVKPMQFLGDEETVRKAMEAVAAQGKAKK, encoded by the exons ATGGCCGCGTACAAGCTGGTGCTTATTCGCCACGGAGAAAGCAACTGGAACCAAGAGAATCGCTTCTGTGGATGGTTCGATGCTGATTTGAGCGTGACGGGGGAGAAGGAGGCGAGGCGGGGTGGACAGGCCTTGAAAG ACGCCAACTATGAGTTTGACATATGCTACACCTCGGTGCTGAAGAGAGCCATCAGGACCCTGTGGCTGGTCCTGGATGGCATCGACCAAATGTGGGTGCCCGTGCACCGCACCTGGCGTCTCAACGAGCGCCATTACGGCGGCCTGACGGGCCTCAACAAGGCCGAGACGGCCGCCAAGCACGGGGAGGCCCAGGTGAAGATCTGGCGACGCTCTTTCGACATCCCGCCTCCCTCTATGGGTCCTGAACACGACTACTACGCCGCCATCAGCAAG GATCGCCGCTATGCCGACTTGACTGAGGACCAGCTTCCCTCCTGCGAGAGCCTCAAGGACACAATCGCCCGAGCACTTCCCTTCTGGAATGAAGAGATCGCTCCTCAGATCAAGCAGGGAAAGAGAGTGCTCATTGCCGCTCATGGAAACAGTCTGAGAGGCATCGTGAAGCACCTGGAGG GGATGTCCGATGAAGCTATCATGGAGCTCAACCTTCCCACCGGCATTCCCATCCTGTACGAACTGGACAAAAATCTGAAGCCCGTGAAGCCCATGCAGTTCTTGGGAGACGAGGAGACCGTCCGCAAGGCAATGGAGGCCGTAGCCGCTCAGGGCAAAGCTAAGAAGTAA